One Primulina huaijiensis isolate GDHJ02 unplaced genomic scaffold, ASM1229523v2 scaffold37775, whole genome shotgun sequence genomic window carries:
- the LOC140968794 gene encoding oxysterol-binding protein-related protein 1C-like, whose protein sequence is MRPFCCVTSTPISNPNMPSFPSTPPPFDPLTKSQQYPAILRISSTCGSGLDHSSGGAPNGKNILHAHSRDVKINDIVGNGISGVLYKWVNYGKGWRPRWFVLHDEVLSYYKIHGPDKIVVNQDTEKGLKVIGEESIKRISRHDHHYRNGTSGSSANIREPVGEVHLKVSSIRESRSDDKRFSIFTGTKRLFMRAESREDRMVWVEALQAVKDMFPRMSNSELMAPVEDVPIPTDKLRQRLLEERLSEAAIQESEQIMRNEFAALQNQLIMLKQKHWLCIDTLRHLEREKVDLENTVVDESQRQLKEVRASSRSRQDKCSENASQSEDENEIVDAAEEDTDEEDNTFFDTRDFLSSSSFKSSGSDFRTSSFSSDDIELYAFEVEDNIDPAIKSAGTNLPYIRRRKKLPEPIEKEQGVSLWSMIKDNIGKDLAKVCLPVYFNEPLSSLQKCFEDLEYSYLLDQAYEWGKQGNSFMRILNVAAFAVSGYASTDGRNCKPFNPLLGETYEADYPDKGLRFFSEKVSHHPMIVACHCEGTGWRFHGDSNLKSKSWGRSIQLDPVGILTLEFDDGEVFQWSKVTTSIYNLILGKLYCDHYGTMRIQGNRDYSCKLKFKEQSIIDRNPHQVQGIIQEKSGKTVASVFGKWDESLHHVNGDFTSKGKSHEPLSEAHLLWKRSNPPKFPTRYSLTRFAIILNELKLGLEEKLPPTDSRLRPDQRCLENGEYERANAEKLRLEQRQRQAWKMQERGWKARWFAKDRESDTYRYVGGYWEAKEQGNWESCPDIFGQIPADQSLDFE, encoded by the exons ATGCGTCCATTCTGCTGTGTCACATCGACACCAATCAGCAATCCTAACATGCCCTCTTTCCCGTCCACACCGCCACCTTTCGATCCGCTGACTAAAAGTCAGCAATATCCCGCTATCTTGAGGATATCGTCAACCTGTGGTTCCGGGCTGGATCATAGTTCTGGTGGTGCTCCGAATGGAAAAAATATTCTCCACGCCCACAGCCGTGACGTGAAGATTAACGATATAGTTGGCAATGGGATTTCTGGAGTTTTGTACAAATGGGTAAATTATGGAAAAGGGTGGAGGCCTCGTTGGTTTGTTTTGCATGATGAAGTTTTAAGCTATTATAAGATTCACGGTCCTGATAAAATTGTTGTCAATCAAGATACTGAGAAAGGATTGAAAGTGATTGGCGAAGAATCGATTAAAAGGATTTCAAGGCATGATCATCACTATAGGAATGGGACTAGTGGGTCTTCTGCAAATATCCGGGAGCCCGTAGGGGAAGTTCATTTGAAG GTCTCTTCTATTCGAGAGAGCCGGTCTGATGATAAGAGATTTTCCATTTTCACGGGAACAAAGAGGCTTTTTATGAGGGCAGAGAGCAGAGAAGATCGAATGGTATGGGTGGAAGCATTGCAGGCTGTGAAGGATATGTTTCCGAGAATGTCCAACAGTGAGTTAATGGCTCCTGTGGAAGATGTCCCCATCCCGACAGATAAGTTGAGGCAAAGATTGTTGGAAGAACGCCTGAGTGAAGCTGCCATTCAGGAGAGTGAGCAGATCATGAGAAATGAGTTTGCGGCTCTGCAGAATCAATTGATAATGTTGAAGCAGAAGCATTGGCTCTGCATAGACACACTGCGACATTTAGAG AGAGAAAAGGTGGATTTGGAGAACACAGTTGTTGATGAGAGCCAAAGACAACTAAAAGAAGTTAGAGCATCCTCTAGATCAAGGCAAGATAAGTGCAGTG AAAATGCAAGTCAATCTGAAGACGAAAATGAAATAGTGGATGCAGCAGAAGAAGATACTGATGAAGAAGATAATACATTCTTTGACACCAGAGATTTTCTTTCATCTAGCTCTTTCAAAAGCAGCGGTTCTGACTTTAGGACATCATCTTTTTCATCTGATGACATTGAACTATATGCTTTTGAAGTGGAGGATAACATCGATCCTGCCATTAAATCTGCTGGGACCAACTTACCTTATATTAGACGTCGAAAGAAATTGCCAGAACCTATTGAGAAAGAGCAAGGAGTGAGTTTGTGGTCAATGATAAAGGATAACATCGGGAAGGACCTTGCGAAAGTGTGTCTTCCGGTCTACTTCAATGAGCCTCTCTCTTCTCTGCAGAAATGTTTTGAGGATTTGGAATATTCGTATCTTCTTGATCAGGCTTATGAATGGGGAAAGCAG GGCAACAGTTTTATGAGGATTCTAAATGTAGCTGCATTTGCTGTGTCTGGATATGCTtctacagatggaagaaattgCAAACCATTTAATCCATTGTTGGGGGAGACTTATGAGGCTGATTATCCGGATAAAGGCCTCCGGTTTTTCTCAGAAAAG GTGAGTCACCACCCAATGATTGTAGCTTGCCATTGCGAGGGTACAGGGTGGAGGTTTCACGGTGATAGCAATCTTAAAAGCAAATCTTGGGGTCGGTCCATTCAGCTTGATCCAGTCGGTATTCTAACTTTAGAATTTGATGATGGAGAAGTTTTCCAGTGGAGTAAG GTAACAACGTCTATATACAATCTCATTTTGGGGAAATTATACTGTGATCACTATGGTACGATGCGGATACAAGGAAATCGTGATTACTCCTGTAAATTGAAATTCAAGGAGCAGTCTATTATAGACAGAAATCCTCATCAG GTACAGGGAATAATCCAAGAAAAGAGTGGAAAGACAGTGGCATCTGTGTTTGGAAAATGGGACGAAAGTTTGCACCATGTGAATGGAGATTTCACATCCAAAGGGAAAAGCCACGAACCTCTCTCAGAAGCCCATTTGCTCTGGAAAAGAAGCAACCCTCCCAAGTTCCCCACACGTTATAGCTTGACACGCTTTGCCATCATACTGAATGAACTCAAGCTAGGGCTGGAG GAAAAGCTTCCCCCTACGGACTCAAGACTAAGACCTGATCAAAGATGCTTGGAAAACGGGGAGTATGAAAGGGCGAATGCTGAAAAATTGCGTCTAGAGCAACGTCAACGACAG GCGTGGAAAATGCAAGAGAGGGGTTGGAAAGCTCGTTGGTTTGCGAAAGACAGAGAATCTGATACATACCGTTACGTTGGCGGATATTGGGAAGCAAAGGAACAAGGCAACTGGGAATCCTGCCCTGATATTTTTGGCCAAATCCCAGCGGATCAAAGCTTAGATTTCGAGTAA